In the Orcinus orca chromosome 19, mOrcOrc1.1, whole genome shotgun sequence genome, CACAGCGGAGCGGTAAGCAAGGGGCCCTGCCGGCTCCCTGCCTCCCTCGTGAGCTGTGAGCCACCAGGGCTGTGAGGGGTGAGACCTGACAAACTCGTTCTGCAGGCTGGGGTAGGTGAGAGGGCAGATTCTCTGGAGGCAGCTCCGTGGGGACTCCaggtcctctccctgctctgcagCTCAGGAGGAACCCCGGCAGGGACCCGGCACAACATGGCAGCCTCCAACCTTGCGCTGGAGATGCGCTCCATAGGGGAGAGGCTGCTGCACAAGCTGCAGATGCTGCCCCAGGCCGAGCCCGTGGAGATCGTGGCCTTCTCGGTCCTTGTCATTTTCACAGGTAAGCTGGGGCTCCCAGAGTCtcctcagcgcccatggctcttCCTGGCATCCAGGAGAGACGAGACCATGGTACCAGCCACGGGGCTGGCAGAGGTGGCTGGGTGGTCCCCCAGacagaggaggagaagcagatgtcccctggggggaGCCAGGGGATCCCCCCTAATCCTGACATGCTGCTCTAGGAAACAGGTGTGCTGGGCACCAGGGCCCAGAGGTGCCTCCGGCACCCCAACCCACAGATGGAGGGAGCGAAGCTCTGGGGGCCGGCATGGGGACAGTCACACCTCTTCCCAGACTCTCGGGTATTTCTGACCACTAAGCCAGGGCTTTGGTGAAGGTCCTCCAGGCCCCCAGAGGGGCCTCTTTGGAAGTATGGCGGGCGTTCTTTTCCTCCTCGCCTCTGAGTTTCCGGCGCTCTCTgctctctcccc is a window encoding:
- the SMIM5 gene encoding small integral membrane protein 5 isoform X1 — its product is MTFKAALRTLRCDGGARSDQPHRPQPPGGECAWLRDEAEAGVGERADSLEAAPWGLQVLSLLCSSGGTPAGTRHNMAASNLALEMRSIGERLLHKLQMLPQAEPVEIVAFSVLVIFTATVLLLLLMAVGYCCCRCCRPKRGGRRALVGPTTPP
- the SMIM5 gene encoding small integral membrane protein 5 isoform X2; translation: MAASNLALEMRSIGERLLHKLQMLPQAEPVEIVAFSVLVIFTATVLLLLLMAVGYCCCRCCRPKRGGRRALVGPTTPP